The following proteins are co-located in the Paenibacillus sp. FSL H8-0079 genome:
- a CDS encoding helix-turn-helix domain-containing protein — protein MTEQFPFIAETSSLPLLSSMCRVRRGENFRVQGKTVSRPMLCLILQGDGVLVLNDTVYTAQAGSLFVLKSGTTIEAAARSKVTEFILLSMDTVRLQQVRGEWKMTSSPAFPLDWQTGRLLVRHEQQAVLRLEQLYETYRGLQPDHFISIHSQLHELLQFLSENRLEANHEKVDPALERSIMYMRRYMSEGISMDQLAKIAGLTPSSYSRSFKKAKGMSPTDYLNRLRIDEAKKQLTEEPCVLKDVAVSVGYGNEYYFSRKFKQTLGIAPSVYMKRDQLRVATASIMGFHENLASLGLRPVAVLEGVLDRESDDYEQERRLTRQLDQLRQAKPDLIIGDFYHKPYYDRLKSIAPTIILESTEDWKENHIRIAELVGREKQALLNFKELAFRKLEAGLSLQPYFGQKRIALMEITNQFIRLQGTGEHPLKHLLYAELGLHPAQLVSPESSRNEYVADNIPVLDTDYLLIHRASLQPASEKVFRRMKQTASWNRCPAVLHGDVHDISNWQLLCWTPAGRLQILNELEQIAQQSVVFPQAGLIGH, from the coding sequence ATGACTGAACAGTTTCCCTTCATTGCTGAAACCTCATCTCTACCGCTCCTCTCCTCCATGTGCCGTGTGCGTCGTGGGGAGAATTTCCGTGTGCAAGGCAAGACGGTGTCCCGGCCCATGCTCTGTCTTATTTTGCAAGGAGACGGTGTTCTGGTCCTGAATGATACAGTCTATACGGCGCAAGCGGGCAGCTTGTTCGTGTTGAAGTCAGGTACAACCATCGAGGCCGCTGCACGCTCGAAAGTGACCGAATTTATATTGCTAAGCATGGATACGGTTCGTTTGCAGCAAGTGCGCGGCGAATGGAAAATGACCTCTTCACCTGCCTTCCCGCTGGATTGGCAGACAGGCAGGTTGCTGGTTCGTCATGAGCAGCAGGCTGTATTACGCTTGGAACAATTGTATGAAACCTATCGCGGTCTTCAACCGGATCACTTTATCAGCATACATAGCCAGCTGCATGAACTGCTGCAGTTTCTCTCAGAGAACCGGCTGGAAGCCAATCATGAGAAAGTGGACCCTGCCTTGGAGCGCAGTATTATGTATATGCGACGTTACATGAGTGAAGGAATCAGCATGGATCAGCTTGCCAAGATTGCTGGACTCACACCCAGCTCCTATTCTCGCAGTTTCAAGAAAGCCAAGGGCATGTCGCCGACCGATTATCTGAACCGTTTACGTATAGACGAAGCCAAAAAACAGCTGACAGAGGAACCATGTGTCCTCAAAGACGTCGCGGTATCTGTCGGGTATGGCAACGAGTATTATTTTAGCCGCAAATTCAAACAAACCTTGGGCATTGCTCCCAGCGTATATATGAAAAGAGATCAACTTCGCGTAGCTACAGCATCCATCATGGGATTCCACGAGAATCTGGCCTCGCTTGGACTGCGCCCTGTAGCTGTACTGGAAGGAGTTCTTGACCGAGAATCCGATGATTATGAACAAGAACGCCGATTAACCAGACAATTAGATCAACTTCGGCAGGCGAAGCCAGACTTGATCATCGGTGACTTTTACCACAAGCCTTATTATGATCGCCTGAAAAGTATTGCACCAACCATCATCTTAGAATCCACTGAGGACTGGAAAGAGAACCATATTCGCATAGCCGAACTGGTCGGACGCGAGAAGCAAGCGTTGCTGAATTTCAAGGAACTTGCGTTCCGCAAGCTTGAAGCAGGCCTAAGCCTACAACCTTATTTCGGACAAAAACGTATCGCTCTGATGGAGATTACGAATCAATTCATTCGATTACAGGGGACTGGCGAGCATCCATTAAAACACTTGTTGTATGCTGAATTGGGACTCCATCCTGCCCAGCTTGTATCTCCCGAAAGTTCCAGAAATGAGTATGTTGCGGATAATATCCCCGTGTTGGACACGGATTATCTATTGATCCATCGGGCTTCGCTTCAGCCTGCCAGTGAAAAGGTATTCCGCCGTATGAAGCAAACGGCATCCTGGAATCGCTGCCCTGCCGTGTTGCATGGTGACGTTCACGATATCTCGAATTGGCAGCTGTTATGCTGGACCCCGGCGGGCCGGTTGCAGATTCTGAACGAACTGGAGCAGATTGCTCAGCAGTCTGTGGTCTTTCCTCAGGCAGGTCTGATCGGACATTAG
- a CDS encoding DUF5050 domain-containing protein, whose translation MKTGYTYLQRTICTLLLFTLIAAMTLGGGTAAQAASLSQSTVYYESDGILYKVSADGSNTTEVLIDFQGVDLHAAGSYLYYTQTASSTTLLRVPNDGSSDAAETFATDVLSYYTDNGFIYYLDATGTIYRANGNSDASAVTKIADKADTDFPFLLVAKGRAYYNALVNGNTWSVSKTSNGSGAVQRIAAGAVEGRYFTNQAKNELQLMVNTDPYEDFYSTNAVVMYKVNYNTGKATAVNPKAKLDVNAVYSGGWGNNLYVYNKGIDLDINKDYNYAKGKAFALTTSAKTLQLHNKSVREVSALGTDKVVLIDADKKAYAKTVSGNKVTKSANLNLNNVTYVANQLTNGTATAAYISGNNGLYSVNTALKVTKLTSDEWDAFHIRDDVAGLFYINAKDQYRLYHVQTGGTGKKVMSDVFLDNILLVTPY comes from the coding sequence ATGAAAACAGGGTATACATACTTACAACGCACCATCTGTACATTACTGTTATTTACACTCATTGCAGCAATGACATTGGGAGGCGGAACCGCAGCCCAGGCAGCTTCACTCAGCCAATCCACAGTGTATTATGAGTCCGATGGCATCCTGTACAAAGTATCGGCTGATGGCAGCAATACGACAGAAGTATTAATTGATTTCCAAGGGGTGGACTTGCACGCAGCAGGCTCTTATCTCTACTACACGCAGACTGCTTCTTCCACAACATTGCTCCGGGTTCCGAATGACGGGTCCAGCGATGCGGCAGAGACATTTGCTACAGATGTACTGAGCTATTACACGGATAACGGATTCATCTATTATCTGGATGCTACAGGTACAATTTATCGCGCTAATGGCAACAGTGACGCTTCAGCTGTCACCAAGATTGCTGACAAAGCAGACACTGATTTTCCATTTCTCCTAGTAGCCAAAGGGCGTGCTTACTATAATGCGCTGGTTAATGGAAACACGTGGTCCGTGTCCAAAACGTCCAACGGTTCTGGAGCTGTGCAGCGGATTGCCGCAGGCGCAGTGGAAGGACGTTATTTTACGAATCAAGCCAAAAACGAACTGCAACTGATGGTAAATACAGACCCCTACGAGGACTTCTATTCCACCAATGCTGTTGTCATGTATAAAGTGAACTACAACACTGGCAAGGCAACTGCTGTTAATCCCAAAGCCAAACTGGATGTGAATGCTGTATATTCCGGTGGTTGGGGAAATAATCTTTACGTGTATAACAAAGGAATCGATCTCGACATTAATAAGGATTACAATTACGCCAAAGGCAAAGCGTTTGCGTTAACGACTTCAGCCAAAACGCTTCAGCTTCATAACAAGAGCGTCCGGGAAGTAAGTGCCTTAGGTACAGACAAGGTTGTCCTTATTGATGCAGACAAAAAGGCTTATGCCAAAACGGTCTCCGGCAACAAAGTGACCAAGTCCGCCAATCTGAACCTGAACAATGTAACGTATGTTGCAAATCAATTGACCAATGGTACAGCTACAGCTGCATACATCTCGGGCAACAACGGTCTCTATTCGGTCAATACAGCTCTCAAGGTAACGAAACTTACCAGTGACGAATGGGATGCATTCCATATCAGAGATGATGTTGCCGGCTTGTTCTACATCAATGCCAAAGATCAGTATCGCTTGTATCATGTGCAAACGGGTGGAACAGGGAAAAAAGTAATGAGTGACGTTTTCCTCGACAATATTCTATTGGTGACACCGTACTAA
- a CDS encoding Gfo/Idh/MocA family oxidoreductase, translating into MILNMAIIGFGNAVVNYHLPYLDKKENIKVKTIYRREEDRVGDTERESLYPEITFSTNIEDILQDNEIELIVVATHVDSHVEYARLALEHGKHVLVEKPFASTSAEAKDIFELANRKHLIAMANQNRRFDGDFLTLRKVIESGKLGNIVEIQSHYDYFHPQYARSGFGLLHGLAVHTIDQLISIYGVADRIDYDVRSLIAPGESDDYIDIDFRYGRMKATIKCSLLVKIEHPKFIVHGDRGSFVKYSSGHQTKSGDGRTKVSIEAESEDNWGTISYVDEKGTSQTEKVPSEATDYGILYDRLLHAIQHNGDKPVKDKEVLYVLDILHDGIEAAKKAN; encoded by the coding sequence ATGATATTGAATATGGCGATCATCGGATTTGGGAACGCAGTGGTGAACTATCATTTGCCTTATCTGGACAAGAAAGAAAACATCAAGGTGAAGACGATATACCGTCGGGAGGAAGATCGGGTTGGCGATACAGAGCGTGAATCACTCTATCCCGAGATTACTTTTTCAACGAATATCGAAGACATATTGCAGGATAATGAGATTGAATTGATTGTTGTTGCCACCCATGTGGATAGCCATGTAGAGTACGCCAGGCTGGCATTGGAACACGGGAAACATGTGCTGGTGGAGAAACCTTTTGCCTCTACTTCTGCGGAAGCCAAAGATATCTTTGAACTAGCCAATCGTAAACATCTCATCGCCATGGCGAATCAAAATCGCAGATTTGATGGTGACTTTCTGACATTGAGAAAAGTGATTGAGAGCGGCAAACTGGGGAATATTGTTGAAATCCAGTCCCACTATGATTATTTTCACCCACAGTACGCCAGAAGCGGATTTGGATTGCTGCATGGTTTGGCCGTGCATACCATCGATCAGTTAATCTCCATATATGGTGTAGCCGACCGAATTGATTATGATGTTCGGAGTTTGATCGCGCCGGGTGAATCTGATGATTATATCGATATTGATTTTCGTTATGGACGAATGAAGGCTACGATTAAATGCAGCCTGCTTGTGAAGATCGAGCATCCGAAATTCATTGTGCATGGGGATCGGGGAAGCTTCGTCAAATATAGCAGCGGACATCAAACGAAAAGTGGAGATGGACGAACCAAGGTATCCATTGAAGCTGAATCAGAGGATAACTGGGGTACGATTAGTTATGTGGATGAAAAGGGAACATCACAAACAGAGAAAGTTCCTTCGGAAGCAACGGACTATGGCATTTTATATGATCGCCTGCTTCATGCCATTCAACATAACGGTGATAAACCGGTCAAGGATAAAGAGGTTTTATATGTATTGGATATTTTACATGACGGAATCGAAGCGGCGAAGAAAGCCAACTGA
- a CDS encoding Gfo/Idh/MocA family oxidoreductase, with protein MNIATIGTGSIVDAILSAINELEDVTCTAMYSRKRETAQELAGKYGVSTIYTDLESLFSDANVDLIYIASPNSMHYEQAYQALQHGKHVVCEKPFTSTLQEAETLIALAKEKNLLLFEAISNIHLPNIKVIQEQLPKLGPIKLIQCNYSQYSRKYNDLLAGQTPNVFNPQFSGGALMDINIYNLHLVMNLFGSPNAVSYTANQHANGIDTSGVVVLKYPEFIAECVGAKDTSSMNFVLIQGEKGYLQVVGGANGCREIKLQIGNEPAEEYNAQTKSNWLYYEWEAFRDIHASGDHKRCYELLEHSQSVMSVLMSARKDAGIVFAADQR; from the coding sequence ATGAATATAGCAACGATTGGTACAGGGTCCATTGTGGATGCCATTTTGTCGGCGATAAATGAACTGGAAGATGTCACTTGTACAGCGATGTACTCCCGGAAGAGAGAAACAGCACAGGAGCTTGCGGGTAAATATGGGGTAAGTACGATCTATACGGATCTGGAATCCCTATTTTCAGATGCGAATGTAGATCTCATATATATTGCTTCACCAAACAGCATGCACTACGAACAGGCCTATCAGGCACTTCAACATGGCAAGCATGTCGTCTGTGAAAAACCGTTCACGTCCACGCTTCAGGAAGCAGAGACGCTGATTGCACTTGCGAAAGAAAAGAATCTGTTGCTGTTTGAAGCCATCTCCAACATTCATCTGCCCAATATTAAAGTCATACAGGAGCAACTACCGAAGCTTGGTCCGATCAAACTCATCCAGTGTAACTACAGTCAATACTCGCGCAAATACAATGATCTGCTTGCAGGGCAAACACCCAATGTATTTAATCCACAATTCTCTGGTGGGGCGCTGATGGATATCAATATTTATAATCTTCATTTGGTTATGAATCTGTTCGGTAGCCCGAATGCCGTATCCTATACTGCTAACCAGCATGCAAACGGTATTGATACATCAGGAGTTGTGGTTCTCAAGTATCCGGAATTTATTGCGGAATGTGTAGGTGCCAAAGACACGAGCAGCATGAACTTTGTGCTCATTCAGGGAGAGAAAGGTTATCTTCAGGTTGTGGGAGGAGCTAACGGTTGCCGGGAGATCAAGCTTCAGATCGGGAATGAGCCTGCTGAGGAATATAATGCGCAGACCAAATCCAATTGGCTGTACTATGAGTGGGAAGCGTTTAGGGACATCCATGCAAGTGGTGACCACAAGCGGTGTTACGAACTACTCGAACACAGCCAGTCTGTGATGAGTGTACTCATGAGTGCGCGTAAGGATGCTGGGATTGTATTTGCAGCGGACCAGCGTTAA
- a CDS encoding MurR/RpiR family transcriptional regulator produces MESKLLQKLKYASQLTAQEKHIVNYILNNPEVVFDSTAHELAQQTYTSSSTIVRLCKKLGTKGYPDFQLKLALEYQQIPSALQTQDHAIAEQGNVLAAIDSVPYLYQQALDDTRRMLNAPVLLRIANWVKESGRIDIYGSDMNYYLAQQACAKWNELGISAIAHNSPNMHYLNTMNPNSLTLSFVISHTGENQSMIEAAKVLSNKQMKVIAVTGNNHSTLSRHCDETLLAYGYNEQLRLSKMSSMVSVLYIFDMLYMGSISDAY; encoded by the coding sequence ATGGAATCCAAACTACTTCAAAAATTAAAATATGCTTCCCAATTAACGGCACAGGAGAAGCATATTGTGAACTATATCCTGAACAACCCCGAAGTTGTATTTGATTCTACAGCCCATGAACTGGCGCAGCAGACCTATACAAGCTCATCTACCATTGTTCGCCTATGCAAAAAGCTGGGTACCAAGGGGTACCCAGACTTTCAGCTCAAGCTTGCTCTTGAATACCAACAGATACCTTCCGCGTTGCAGACGCAGGATCATGCTATTGCAGAACAAGGCAACGTGCTGGCTGCCATCGACTCGGTTCCTTACCTGTATCAGCAGGCGCTGGATGATACGCGCCGGATGTTAAATGCTCCTGTTTTGCTACGAATCGCTAACTGGGTCAAAGAATCCGGACGTATCGATATCTATGGCAGTGATATGAATTATTATCTGGCTCAACAGGCTTGTGCCAAGTGGAATGAACTCGGCATATCTGCGATTGCTCACAATAGTCCCAACATGCATTACTTGAACACGATGAATCCCAACAGCCTGACGCTGTCTTTTGTTATCTCGCACACAGGTGAGAATCAATCCATGATTGAAGCTGCCAAAGTGCTCAGCAACAAACAAATGAAAGTCATTGCGGTTACGGGCAACAACCATTCAACCCTGTCCAGACATTGCGATGAAACGCTACTGGCTTATGGATACAACGAACAATTACGACTGTCCAAAATGTCTTCAATGGTCTCGGTACTTTATATTTTCGACATGTTGTACATGGGGAGCATTAGCGATGCGTATTAA
- a CDS encoding HSP90 family protein, protein MTASNEYRFQVNLSGMIQILSNHLYSSPKVFLRELMQNATDAITARTEAEPGYQGEVRVELTGTGEQLTMMVEDNGIGLTEADIHEFLAMIGQSSKRGQQALLDGETSFIGRFGIGLLSCFMVSHEIVMLTQSAKGGPSMEWRGKPDGTYTIRQLDTQLSPGTKVYLRCTPDAAHYFEADYVKEALFYYGALLPYPVTLHHDGVQHVVNNETPIWLMDPALARSRRAEVLAFGERLLGEKFQDFIPLTTASGRTGGIAFVLPHAVNLNAKRSHRVYLKRMLISEKAENILPEWAFFVKCLIWTDELQPTASREHFYENEKLEEVRSELGDALRKGLANMAESQTERLQKLIRLHALSMKALAVQDQAFYAMIHRWLPFESTRGHRELGELIDEGETLYFTSSVDEYRQIHHVASAQSMLVINGGYIYDSELMMTLPMTVHNLHTERLEPDQVSMSFTDVPPAERNQYYDALRLADSALQRFRCRAEVKGFKPSDLPVLFTLSQESSTLRALEKASEESTELFSSLLGSLSSGISSAGYSTLYLNVNNPIIQRVLTSPDDQMTPIAIEMLYVNALMMGHYAMNRQELEVLNQGIVRFIDWGLRGNTDRKGDA, encoded by the coding sequence ATGACAGCATCCAATGAGTATCGTTTTCAAGTGAACCTGAGTGGTATGATCCAGATTTTATCCAACCATCTATATAGTAGTCCGAAAGTGTTCTTGCGCGAGCTGATGCAGAATGCGACTGATGCGATTACCGCAAGAACGGAGGCGGAGCCAGGATATCAGGGTGAAGTTCGTGTTGAACTGACAGGAACAGGGGAGCAACTGACCATGATGGTGGAGGACAACGGCATCGGCTTGACTGAAGCTGACATCCATGAATTTTTGGCCATGATTGGACAATCCTCGAAGCGGGGGCAGCAAGCGCTACTGGATGGAGAGACTTCGTTTATCGGACGTTTCGGAATCGGGTTGTTATCTTGTTTCATGGTAAGTCACGAAATTGTCATGCTGACGCAATCCGCGAAGGGTGGCCCTTCGATGGAGTGGCGTGGCAAGCCGGATGGCACCTATACGATTCGGCAGTTGGACACACAGTTGTCCCCGGGCACCAAAGTATATTTGCGCTGCACACCAGACGCGGCTCACTACTTTGAAGCGGATTATGTGAAAGAGGCCTTGTTCTATTACGGAGCGTTATTGCCGTATCCGGTCACGCTGCATCATGACGGTGTGCAACATGTGGTGAATAACGAGACGCCGATCTGGCTGATGGACCCTGCACTCGCACGTTCACGCAGAGCAGAGGTCTTAGCTTTTGGTGAACGTCTGCTTGGCGAGAAGTTCCAGGACTTCATTCCGTTGACGACGGCTTCAGGCCGTACGGGAGGTATTGCTTTTGTACTGCCACACGCGGTTAATCTGAATGCGAAGCGTTCCCATCGGGTGTACCTGAAGCGAATGCTGATTTCGGAGAAAGCAGAGAACATTTTGCCAGAGTGGGCTTTCTTCGTGAAATGTCTGATCTGGACAGATGAGCTTCAACCGACGGCATCACGGGAACATTTTTATGAAAATGAAAAGCTGGAGGAAGTTCGCTCCGAACTCGGAGACGCACTTCGCAAGGGACTGGCTAACATGGCCGAGAGTCAGACGGAACGGCTACAGAAGCTGATTCGCCTGCATGCCTTGTCCATGAAGGCACTGGCTGTGCAGGATCAAGCATTCTACGCAATGATTCACCGCTGGTTGCCATTTGAGAGCACGAGAGGCCACCGGGAGCTGGGTGAGCTGATCGATGAAGGAGAGACATTGTATTTCACGTCCTCTGTCGATGAGTACCGTCAGATTCATCATGTGGCATCGGCACAATCGATGCTGGTGATTAACGGCGGCTACATCTATGACAGCGAGTTGATGATGACACTGCCGATGACCGTGCACAACCTACACACGGAACGGCTAGAGCCGGATCAGGTCTCGATGAGCTTCACGGATGTGCCACCGGCTGAACGTAATCAGTATTATGATGCGTTGCGACTTGCCGATTCCGCTCTGCAGCGCTTCCGCTGTCGAGCTGAGGTGAAAGGTTTCAAGCCATCGGATCTGCCGGTATTGTTCACTCTTTCACAGGAATCCTCAACACTCCGTGCGCTGGAAAAAGCAAGCGAAGAGAGCACGGAATTGTTCTCTTCCCTCCTGGGCTCCTTATCCTCCGGGATCAGTTCGGCGGGATATTCAACCTTGTACCTGAATGTGAACAACCCGATTATTCAGCGTGTGCTAACGTCACCGGATGACCAAATGACGCCGATTGCCATTGAGATGTTGTACGTCAATGCACTGATGATGGGGCATTATGCGATGAACCGGCAGGAACTGGAAGTGCTGAATCAGGGCATTGTTCGTTTTATTGATTGGGGTTTGCGTGGGAATACAGATCGTAAGGGGGATGCCTGA
- a CDS encoding serine hydrolase: protein MHLSKRKTRFRFTSLTGAFMAVVLSLSLWVPAVQAETATPVASEQGKTKALTTESATAFLDSFFDSPEAKAHYVGASVVVVKDGKVLAEKGYGFSDVESKTAIDPKNTAFRVASVSKTFTSAAVMQLVEQGKVDLQADFQTYVKGLEFDNPFDKPVTVENLLTHTTGFEIRDPQQEDIHTDFDKYIAMEDYAQQHMPPVVREPGSAYMYDNFSFLLLGMIVENVSGEPFESYMQQHIFKPLGMDNSSFMLNDKFQKQLATGYDAAHNPLDLYTISPTPMPQGGMLSTAEDIGKFMIAFLNDGVKDNKRIFKESTVKSMEQYRSSIHPLLPNTTYGFEAAFQLPGAGSSPKIITKGGDLTGFSSYLFLIPEQNTGVFLTYNQNGALRNLFYPAFIQNFFPQYAEPIQFKEYTPQSTEELQRLTGLYADLRISTIVSSLKNSGTEPGQLSISDAFLGQRNLIQVEDNLFKDELTGQFTAFKKNADGTIYMKEPYLNPIGYEKKGQIPQGFRDVRENSPYAEAIYAIQSLGYYENGANKSFQPKTAVTRAEFIENILKLSGLKPSKTTPPAGTDWADHAAAGYIQLGYELGMITGTDEQQFKPDQVIIRQEAMVMMWRIMQLQYPSELFNDVKLAGHTDAWAVPAIQMMYTLGIHGPEVKVLEDGSVDFLSRKPLIRQEEAAIMYALLTQPTDRIVAELMAAQQPQAEPAEGAEPADETSETAPVPVPAPVPSATSAQ, encoded by the coding sequence TCCCTAACAGGAGCTTTTATGGCTGTGGTTCTGTCTCTCAGTCTGTGGGTACCCGCAGTTCAGGCGGAGACCGCGACTCCAGTCGCTTCTGAACAAGGAAAGACGAAAGCGCTGACAACTGAATCGGCTACAGCATTTCTGGATTCATTCTTCGATTCACCTGAGGCAAAAGCCCATTATGTTGGAGCCTCCGTTGTTGTTGTGAAAGATGGCAAAGTTCTGGCGGAAAAAGGATATGGCTTCTCCGATGTGGAGAGTAAAACAGCTATCGATCCGAAAAATACGGCCTTCCGTGTAGCCTCTGTCTCCAAAACGTTCACGTCAGCAGCTGTAATGCAGCTGGTGGAGCAAGGCAAGGTTGATCTGCAAGCTGACTTTCAGACCTATGTGAAAGGGCTCGAATTTGATAATCCTTTTGACAAACCTGTAACTGTAGAGAACCTGCTCACACACACGACCGGATTTGAGATCCGTGATCCACAGCAGGAAGACATCCATACTGATTTTGACAAGTACATAGCGATGGAGGATTACGCCCAGCAACACATGCCTCCTGTCGTTCGAGAGCCTGGTAGCGCCTACATGTACGATAACTTCTCGTTTTTGCTACTCGGCATGATTGTCGAGAATGTGAGTGGCGAGCCCTTTGAATCTTATATGCAACAACATATCTTCAAACCGCTAGGCATGGATAACAGCAGCTTCATGCTGAACGACAAGTTCCAAAAGCAGCTAGCTACAGGCTATGATGCGGCACACAATCCGCTTGATCTGTATACCATCTCTCCAACACCAATGCCTCAAGGTGGTATGTTGTCTACCGCTGAGGACATCGGGAAATTCATGATTGCGTTCCTGAATGATGGCGTGAAGGACAACAAGCGGATTTTCAAAGAATCCACAGTGAAAAGTATGGAACAATACCGTTCCTCCATTCATCCACTGTTACCAAACACCACGTATGGATTTGAAGCTGCATTTCAGCTTCCCGGAGCAGGAAGTAGTCCAAAAATTATTACAAAAGGAGGCGACCTGACTGGATTCAGCTCTTATCTCTTCCTTATTCCCGAGCAAAATACAGGCGTCTTCCTTACCTATAATCAGAATGGAGCACTTCGTAATCTGTTCTATCCGGCCTTTATCCAGAACTTCTTCCCGCAATATGCAGAGCCGATCCAATTCAAAGAATACACGCCACAATCCACCGAAGAGTTACAACGCCTCACCGGATTGTACGCGGATCTGCGAATTAGCACGATCGTTAGTTCCCTGAAAAATAGCGGCACAGAGCCTGGACAATTAAGTATTTCGGATGCGTTCCTAGGTCAACGCAACCTGATTCAAGTGGAAGATAATCTCTTCAAAGATGAATTGACCGGTCAATTCACGGCATTCAAGAAAAATGCTGATGGAACCATCTATATGAAAGAACCTTATCTCAACCCAATCGGTTATGAGAAAAAAGGACAGATCCCTCAAGGCTTCCGGGATGTTCGTGAGAACAGTCCTTATGCTGAAGCAATCTATGCAATACAATCTCTTGGATATTATGAAAATGGTGCTAACAAGTCTTTCCAACCGAAAACGGCTGTGACACGAGCTGAATTTATTGAGAACATTCTTAAACTGAGTGGATTGAAGCCCAGCAAAACAACGCCTCCTGCTGGAACCGACTGGGCAGATCATGCAGCAGCCGGATATATTCAACTCGGATATGAATTGGGTATGATTACTGGCACGGACGAACAGCAGTTTAAACCGGATCAAGTGATTATCCGACAGGAAGCAATGGTCATGATGTGGAGAATTATGCAACTGCAATATCCTAGCGAACTGTTCAATGATGTGAAACTTGCGGGGCACACAGATGCATGGGCTGTACCAGCCATTCAGATGATGTATACGCTCGGTATCCACGGACCTGAGGTAAAGGTACTGGAGGACGGTTCTGTTGATTTCCTTTCCCGCAAACCTCTGATTCGTCAGGAAGAGGCTGCGATTATGTATGCGCTGCTTACACAACCAACAGATCGAATCGTCGCTGAACTGATGGCAGCTCAACAACCACAAGCAGAACCTGCCGAAGGCGCTGAGCCTGCAGATGAGACATCTGAAACTGCGCCGGTTCCTGTACCAGCGCCGGTCCCTTCTGCGACTTCAGCACAATAA